In one window of Juglans regia cultivar Chandler chromosome 3, Walnut 2.0, whole genome shotgun sequence DNA:
- the LOC108979661 gene encoding hydroxymethylglutaryl-CoA lyase, mitochondrial-like isoform X2 has protein sequence MLAVRSLNKFSQSSTFFFHKLIPVMANLEEPQGVTKPSSIGADTLKRCEDIGEASLWRKQKRITFQGDTVNGALASRGWNYQSLGNARDAWCLVNRHYSSHCNDKCTGELSNKFLRSIPEYINIVEVGPRDGLQNEKQIVPTSVKVELIKMLVSSGLPIVEATSFVSPKWVPQLADAKDVMEAIQNVEGARFPVLTPNVKGFEAAVAAGAKEVAVFAAASESFSKSNINCSIEESLTRYRDVALAAGKLSFPVRGYISCVVGCPMEGMVAPAKVAYVARELYDMGCSEIALGDTIGVGTPGTVIPMLEAVMGFVPVDKLAVHFHDTYGQALSNILVSLQMGISTVDSSVSGLGGCPYAKGASGNVATEDVVYMLDGLGVKTNVNLGKLMLAGEFISKHLGRPSGSKAAIALSKVTARASKL, from the exons ATGCTAGCAGTGAGGAGTTTGAATAAGTTTTCGCAGAGTAGCACGTTCTTTTTCCATAAACTCATTCCGGTAATGGCAAATTTGGAGGAACCACAAGGTGTTACCAAACCCTCAAGCATTGGAGCTGATACACTCAAGAG gTGCGAGGACATAGGAGAAGCATCCTTatggagaaaacaaaaaaggatcACGTTTCAAGGAGATACCGTAAATGGGGCACTTGCAAGCCGGGGTTGGAATTATCAGTCACTTGGTAATGCTCGCGATGCTTGGTGTTTGGTAAATCGTCATTATAGCTCCCATTGCAATGATAAGTGCACAGGGGAGCTTTCTAATAAG TTTCTTAGAAGTATTccagaatatataaatatagtggAAGTTGGTCCTAGGGATGGACTGCAAAATGAGAAGCAAATCGTGCCTACTTCTGTAAAGGTCGAGTTGATAAAAATGCTAGTTTCCTCAGGGTTGCCCATTGTTGAGGCCACGAGTTTTGTTTCACCGAAATGGGTACCACAG CTAGCAGATGCCAAGGATGTAATGGAAGCAATTCAGAATGTTGAAGGGGCTAGATTTCCTGTCTTAACTCCTAATGTTAAA GGTTTTGAAGCAGCTGTTGCAGCTGGAGCCAAGGAAGTGGCCGTCTTTGCTGCAGCATCtgaatctttttcaaaatccaatatcAACTGTAGCATCGAAGAGAGTCTTACTCGTTACCGCGATGTTGCCCTCGCTGCTGGCAAGCTCTCATTTCCTGTTCGTGG atatatatcatgtgttgTGGGGTGTCCAATGGAAGGAATGGTAGCTCCAGCTAAAGTAGCATATGTGGCTAGAGAACTTTATGATATGGGTTGCTCTGAAATAGCACTTGGTGATACAATCGGTGTTGGTACCCCAG GTACTGTCATTCCAATGCTTGAAGCTGTTATGGGTTTTGTCCCAGTTGATAAACTTGCTGTCCACTTTCATGACACTTATGGCCAAGCTCTGTCAAATATACTCGTATCCCTCCAG ATGGGAATCAGCACAGTCGATTCATCAGTTTCTGGTCTTGGGGGCTGCCCATATGCCAAGGGTGCATCTGGAAATGTTGCAACTGAGGATGTTGTGTACATGCTAGATGGGCTTGGTGTGAAGACAAATGTGAATCTTGGTAAGCTCATGTTGGCTGGGGAATTTATCTCTAAGCATCTGGGACGCCCATCTGGCTCAAAGGCCGCAATTGCCTTGAGTAAAGTCACAGCTCGCGCCTCCAAGCTATGA
- the LOC108983403 gene encoding probable auxin efflux carrier component 1b: protein MISLTDLYHVLTAVVPLYVAMILAYGSVKWWKIFSPDQCSGINRFVALFAVPLLSFHFISTNNPYAMNYRFIAADTLQKVIVLVVLAIWSRTNSRGSLEWSITLFSLSSLPNTLVMGIPLLKGMYGDSSGTLMVQIVVLQCIIWYTLMLFLFEYRGARLLIVEQFPDTAGSIISFRVDSDILSLDGKEPLETQAEVGEDGKLHVTVRKSASSRSEIFSRRSHGPNSGLSLTPRPSNLTNAEIYSLQSSRNPTPRGSSFNHTDFYSMVNGKNASNVSPRQSNFGNMGFDEESGVGVFGNPARSNGAYPAPPSAGIFSPGAKKKANGCAGDGGKDLHMFVWSSSASPVSEGGIHVFRGGGDYANELGGVGHLKDYDEFGRDEFSFGNRTLPNGVDREGPVLSKLGSSSTTELHPKAGAHGDSKQASMPPASVMTRLILIMVWRKLIRNPNTYSSLIGLTWSLVSFKWNIVMPAIIARSISILSDAGLGMAMFSLGLFMALQPKIIACGNSVASFAMAVRFITGPAVMAAASVAVGLRGVLLHIAIVQAALPQGIVPFVFAKEYNVHPDILSTGVIFGMLIALPITLVYYILLGL, encoded by the exons ATGATTAGTCTCACAGACCTCTACCACGTTCTCACAGCTGTTGTGCCTCTCTATGTGGCCATGATCTTAGCATACGGCTCTGTCAAATGGTGGAAGATCTTTAGCCCCGACCAATGCTCAGGCATCAACCGATTTGTGGCACTTTTTGCAGTCCCGCTCCTTTCCTTTCACTTCATCTCCACCAATAACCCTTATGCGATGAACTACAGGTTCATAGCCGCTGACACTCTCCAGAAGGTCATTGTCTTGGTGGTCCTAGCCATCTGGTCCAGGACCAACTCAAGAGGCTCTCTCGAATGGTCCATCacactcttctctctctcctctctccctaaCACACTCGTCATGGGCATCCCTTTGCTGAAGGGCATGTACGGAGACTCATCAGGGACCCTCATGGTCCAAATAGTCGTCCTCCAATGCATCATATGGTACACTTTGATGCTCTTCTTGTTTGAGTACCGGGGAGCCAGGCTCTTGATCGTTGAGCAGTTCCCAGACACTGCCGGGTCCATCATTTCCTTCAGAGTTGATTCTGATATCCTTTCCTTGGATGGGAAAGAACCACTTGAAACCCAAGCTGAAGTCGGTGAAGATGGGAAACTCCATGTCACCGTGAGAAAGTCAGCTTCTTCTCGCTCCGAAATATTCTCCCGACGCTCCCACGGGCCTAATTCCGGTCTTTCACTCACTCCCCGCCCATCAAATTTAACCAATGCAGAGATTTACTCGCTTCAATCATCAAGAAATCCAACACCTAGAGGGTCCAGTTTCAACCACACTGATTTCTACTCCATGGTGAATGGTAAGAACGCCAGCAATGTGAGCCCGAGGCAATCCAATTTCGGTAACATGGGTTTCGACGAGGAGAGCGGAGTCGGCGTGTTCGGGAACCCAGCGAGATCGAATGGGGCTTATCCGGCTCCGCCGAGTGCTGGAATTTTCTCGCCGGGTGCAAAGAAGAAGGCTAATGGGTGTGCTGGTGATGGAGGCAAGGACCTTCACATGTTTGTTTGGAGCTCAAGCGCTTCCCCGGTTTCCGAGGGTGGGATCCATGTTTTCAGGGGTGGGGGCGATTATGCGAATGAGCTTGGTGGGGTTGGTCACCTAAAAG ATTATGATGAGTTTGGTCGAGATGAGTTCAGCTTTGGAAACAGAACACTTCCGAATGGGGTTGATCGGGAAGGCCCGGTGCTTTCGAAGCTCGGTTCGAGCTCCACAACTGAGCTCCACCCAAAGGCCGGTGCTCACGGTGATTCGAAACAAGCGTCTATGCCGCCAGCTAGTGTAATGACCAGACTCATCTTGATTATGGTGTGGCGAAAGCTCATTAGAAATCCCAATACCTATTCCAGCCTGATTGGCCTCACATGGTCTTTAGTCTCATTCAA GTGGAATATCGTTATGCCTGCTATAATAGCACGTTCCATATCCATTCTATCTGATGCTGGTCTCGGAATGGCCATGTTTAGTCTTG GCTTGTTCATGGCATTGCAGCCGAAAATTATTGCATGTGGAAACTCTGTCGCTTCCTTTGCGATGGCTGTTCGATTCATCACCGGCCCTGCGGTCATGGCTGCTGCCTCAGTCGCAGTTGGACTACGAGGGGTCCTTTTGCACATTGCCATTGTACAG GCAGCTCTTCCCCAGGGGATTGTCCCCTTTGTCTTTGCAAAGGAATACAATGTTCATCCAGACATTCTGAGCACTGG GGTTATATTTGGGATGCTAATAGCTCTTCCTATTACACTAGTTTACTACATCTTGCTGGGACTTTGA
- the LOC108979661 gene encoding hydroxymethylglutaryl-CoA lyase, mitochondrial-like isoform X1 produces MRPAVNRAARLFQVKRPAKIVVVVVDAMLAVRSLNKFSQSSTFFFHKLIPVMANLEEPQGVTKPSSIGADTLKRCEDIGEASLWRKQKRITFQGDTVNGALASRGWNYQSLGNARDAWCLVNRHYSSHCNDKCTGELSNKFLRSIPEYINIVEVGPRDGLQNEKQIVPTSVKVELIKMLVSSGLPIVEATSFVSPKWVPQLADAKDVMEAIQNVEGARFPVLTPNVKGFEAAVAAGAKEVAVFAAASESFSKSNINCSIEESLTRYRDVALAAGKLSFPVRGYISCVVGCPMEGMVAPAKVAYVARELYDMGCSEIALGDTIGVGTPGTVIPMLEAVMGFVPVDKLAVHFHDTYGQALSNILVSLQMGISTVDSSVSGLGGCPYAKGASGNVATEDVVYMLDGLGVKTNVNLGKLMLAGEFISKHLGRPSGSKAAIALSKVTARASKL; encoded by the exons ATGAGACCCGCAGTGAATCGTGCCGCGCGGCTTTTTCAAGTGAAAAGGCCAGCTAAAATCGTCGTTGTCGTCG TTGACGCGATGCTAGCAGTGAGGAGTTTGAATAAGTTTTCGCAGAGTAGCACGTTCTTTTTCCATAAACTCATTCCGGTAATGGCAAATTTGGAGGAACCACAAGGTGTTACCAAACCCTCAAGCATTGGAGCTGATACACTCAAGAG gTGCGAGGACATAGGAGAAGCATCCTTatggagaaaacaaaaaaggatcACGTTTCAAGGAGATACCGTAAATGGGGCACTTGCAAGCCGGGGTTGGAATTATCAGTCACTTGGTAATGCTCGCGATGCTTGGTGTTTGGTAAATCGTCATTATAGCTCCCATTGCAATGATAAGTGCACAGGGGAGCTTTCTAATAAG TTTCTTAGAAGTATTccagaatatataaatatagtggAAGTTGGTCCTAGGGATGGACTGCAAAATGAGAAGCAAATCGTGCCTACTTCTGTAAAGGTCGAGTTGATAAAAATGCTAGTTTCCTCAGGGTTGCCCATTGTTGAGGCCACGAGTTTTGTTTCACCGAAATGGGTACCACAG CTAGCAGATGCCAAGGATGTAATGGAAGCAATTCAGAATGTTGAAGGGGCTAGATTTCCTGTCTTAACTCCTAATGTTAAA GGTTTTGAAGCAGCTGTTGCAGCTGGAGCCAAGGAAGTGGCCGTCTTTGCTGCAGCATCtgaatctttttcaaaatccaatatcAACTGTAGCATCGAAGAGAGTCTTACTCGTTACCGCGATGTTGCCCTCGCTGCTGGCAAGCTCTCATTTCCTGTTCGTGG atatatatcatgtgttgTGGGGTGTCCAATGGAAGGAATGGTAGCTCCAGCTAAAGTAGCATATGTGGCTAGAGAACTTTATGATATGGGTTGCTCTGAAATAGCACTTGGTGATACAATCGGTGTTGGTACCCCAG GTACTGTCATTCCAATGCTTGAAGCTGTTATGGGTTTTGTCCCAGTTGATAAACTTGCTGTCCACTTTCATGACACTTATGGCCAAGCTCTGTCAAATATACTCGTATCCCTCCAG ATGGGAATCAGCACAGTCGATTCATCAGTTTCTGGTCTTGGGGGCTGCCCATATGCCAAGGGTGCATCTGGAAATGTTGCAACTGAGGATGTTGTGTACATGCTAGATGGGCTTGGTGTGAAGACAAATGTGAATCTTGGTAAGCTCATGTTGGCTGGGGAATTTATCTCTAAGCATCTGGGACGCCCATCTGGCTCAAAGGCCGCAATTGCCTTGAGTAAAGTCACAGCTCGCGCCTCCAAGCTATGA